The DNA sequence TTATGCATACATTTTAATTTATCTTTAAGATTATATATAGTAAGCGAGTAATTGCACCCAAGCATGGCAGCAAGTTTGAAACAAGTTCGCTTGTAGTATGGCTTCAGATTTTTTTAAAACTAAGATGAAGGAATGGAATTAAAAGATCTGAAAGAATGAGGCCGGTACTGAGTGAAAAATTAGTTTATAAATATTTGATGTGTAATGCAAGACTATATGATGCAAGAGACTCTTTTTGGAAAGCAAAACGGGAGGATAAGCCGCTAACACATTTAGGTGGGAATATGTATGTATTATTTCTAATGGCTTTTATAATAAAAAAGTGTTATCTTAATATAAAATAAAGAAGGTGGATATAATCATGATAAAAGCGGTACTTTTTGATATGGATGGATTGATGTTTGATACAGAGAGAGTGTATGGTAAAGCATGGCAGAATGCAGCAAGATTACAAGGTTGTGAGATTAGTGATGAAGCCATATTGAAAATAAAGGGGGCTAATAGAACATTAGTATATGAAATACTTAGAGAAGATGCAGGAAAAGATTTTGATATAGATGAGGGTAGAGTGGTAAGAGAAGAGTATATTGCTAATCATATAAAAAAGAACGGATTAACAAAGAAAAAAGGCTTGGATAATTTGTTGAAATTTTTAAAAAGCAATAACATAAAAGCCTGTCTTGCTACATCTACTAAGTCAGAAACTGCACTTAGATATCTTAAGATGGCAGAGGTATATGAGTACTTTGATGACTTCACCTGTGGTGATGAAATAGAAAATGGTAAGCCGGCACCGGATATCTTCTTAAAGGCTGCAAGCAAACTTGGAGTGGATATAGGTGAAAGTTTAGTACTTGAGGATTCTATAAATGGAATAAATGGAGGTTTGGCAGCAGGTGCAAGGGTGATAATGGTGCCTGACACTATAGAGCCTACAGATGAGATAAGAAAAAGAGTAGATGCTGTGAAAAAAGATCTGGATGAAGTCGCAAATTGGATAAAAGAAGTAAATAAGAAAATATAGGTAAAATATGGAAGAGAAAAGAATAAATCTTCAATATATAGTATTACAGGGACTATATATGACATTGTACTGTGTGAGTTGTGGATTTATTTCATTTTATTTGCAAGGCAATGGCTTTGCTAATAGTGGAATTGGAATTATAACAGCTGTATTTTGTCTTTTTGCAGTAATATTTCAGCCGATAGTGGGAAATATATGTGATAGAATAGACAGATTGACATGGAAAAAGCTGATTATTATTTTGGGATTACCATATATTGTTATATGTATAGCTATGCTTATTATAAAAGAAAAATGGATCATAGCCATACTGTTTGGAATGATGTATATAATAACAAATATTTATTTACCACTTATAAATACCGCATTATTTTCCTATAAAAGAGAAGGAATAGAGATAAATTTTGGTGTTGCCAGAGGAATGGGATCTGCAATGTATGCACTTATGGCATTATTTATTGGAAATATAGCAGTGAGAGTTGGAACTAGAATAATTCCGATGGCAGGACTTATCATTATAGCTTTATTTCTAGGCGTAGTATTTTCTATGCCCGTAGCAGATAAAATCAAGTCAGATAGAAATGAAACTAAACGAACTAATATTGTAGGGTTCATCAAAAAATATCCCTATTTTTCAATAATGCTTTTGGCAGTACTGTTTATATATTTTTCTCATAATATTATAGGTACATATCTCTTGCAAATAGTACAGTCGCTAGGCGGCAATAGTGGAAATTTAGGAATAGCAATGTTTATACAGGCATTAGCAGAAATACCGGTTTTATTTACATTTTCTTATATAATGAAAAAAGTTAAGATTGGAAACTTAATGATTTTGGCAGGAATAGGATATGTAGTGAGAGGAATATTGTATTTTATTTCAGGAAGTATAATGATAATCTATACTATACAGCTTTCTCAAATATTTAGTTTTGCTATAGTCACAGCAGCGTCAGTATATTTCACAGGAATGGTAGTGGATGTAGAGGATCAAACTACAGGATTGGCATTTATGTCAGGAATGACAGCAGCAGGTACAGTGCTTGGCTCTTTGCTTGGTGGAGAGATTTTGGACCACATTGGTATGAGATCAATGCTGGCAGTCAATATTTTGATTACAATAATTGGACTTGGTATAGCAGTATGCTCTATAAAACTGATTAGGAGTAAGAAAAAGAATAAATATGTGTAAGTGAAAGTCGGGTGTAACACAAGCATGTGTAATACTCGGCTTTATAATTTTAAAGAAAATATAAATATAGAGACAATTGTATTATACCTGACTTCCGTCGTTTCTCTCAAAACCTAGTACTCTAGGTATACAAGAGCATGCAGTTTTGAAAGAAATTGTCGACTTCAGCTTTGGTTAAATAGAGGGCATCAAGGTTACTAAAACCAACCAGTTTTTTAACCTTTTCGTTAACGGCCTGGTTTCTTGATATATTGATATATGTATCATCACCTTTATTTACCACCCTAAAATCACGCATAAAGTTGATCAAGTCATAAGAGTTTATTTTATTCTTGAAACACTTGATTTCTAATACTCTTAAAAGAAACAAGCTAAGGTAGCATATCAAAAAATGCCCATAGATTGTTTCTTTTTTCTGTAAATAAACGGGTCTTGCATCCAGGTATGATTTTGTAAGTCTAAAAGATTCTTCGATCTTCCATAGGCTATGGTATGTTTTATATACCTGTAATGGCTCCATATCTATTTCGGATGTCACTAAAAGATTATATCCTGCATATTTAAGATCTTCATCAATCTTAGATTTATTTAAATCTATT is a window from the Lachnoanaerobaculum umeaense genome containing:
- a CDS encoding HAD family hydrolase, which produces MIKAVLFDMDGLMFDTERVYGKAWQNAARLQGCEISDEAILKIKGANRTLVYEILREDAGKDFDIDEGRVVREEYIANHIKKNGLTKKKGLDNLLKFLKSNNIKACLATSTKSETALRYLKMAEVYEYFDDFTCGDEIENGKPAPDIFLKAASKLGVDIGESLVLEDSINGINGGLAAGARVIMVPDTIEPTDEIRKRVDAVKKDLDEVANWIKEVNKKI
- a CDS encoding MFS transporter, which produces MEEKRINLQYIVLQGLYMTLYCVSCGFISFYLQGNGFANSGIGIITAVFCLFAVIFQPIVGNICDRIDRLTWKKLIIILGLPYIVICIAMLIIKEKWIIAILFGMMYIITNIYLPLINTALFSYKREGIEINFGVARGMGSAMYALMALFIGNIAVRVGTRIIPMAGLIIIALFLGVVFSMPVADKIKSDRNETKRTNIVGFIKKYPYFSIMLLAVLFIYFSHNIIGTYLLQIVQSLGGNSGNLGIAMFIQALAEIPVLFTFSYIMKKVKIGNLMILAGIGYVVRGILYFISGSIMIIYTIQLSQIFSFAIVTAASVYFTGMVVDVEDQTTGLAFMSGMTAAGTVLGSLLGGEILDHIGMRSMLAVNILITIIGLGIAVCSIKLIRSKKKNKYV